A genomic region of Deltaproteobacteria bacterium contains the following coding sequences:
- a CDS encoding superoxide dismutase family protein — MPNQIISLKNVKATSPVKGLNTGLPECQTKIEKKLNRTVVNPKHKQHGMQNSKGWHAGDIVNLEVKENGKAEGILIDDDVTLGPGPNSLFHPGGTSLVIHADRDDYTTDPSGNSGTRIACGLVEPD, encoded by the coding sequence ATTCCAAATCAAATCATATCCCTAAAAAATGTGAAGGCAACATCGCCCGTGAAGGGCTTGAATACAGGACTTCCCGAATGTCAGACCAAGATTGAAAAGAAATTAAACCGGACGGTAGTGAATCCGAAACACAAACAGCATGGCATGCAAAATTCCAAAGGCTGGCATGCTGGGGATATTGTCAATCTGGAAGTAAAAGAAAACGGCAAAGCGGAGGGAATTTTAATCGATGATGATGTAACTCTGGGTCCGGGCCCCAACTCTCTATTTCATCCGGGAGGAACATCCCTCGTCATTCATGCCGACAGAGACGATTACACAACCGACCCCTCCGGAAATTCAGGAACACGCATTGCCTGTGGTCTTGTGGAACCAGATTAA